TCAGAGGCAAGCTCGCCGACCGAACTCTCCAGGGCGTCGCCCCGCAGGCGGAGCACCGTCGGGCCGGGGTCCTCGTCCCGATGTTCGTGCGGGAGAAGGAGCTCTGGCTCCTCTTCACGAAAAGGAGCGACAAGGTCCTGAACCACCGCGGACAGGTGTCGTTCCCGGGGGGAACCTTCGAGACCGGAGACCGGGACTTGAGGGACACGGCGCTTCGCGAGACGGAAGAGGAGCTGGGGCTCGAGCGCAAGCAGATCGTGCTGCTGGGCCGGCTCTCGCCGATCGTGACGGTGACGAGCTTCTACGTCGAGCCGTACGTCGCGGCGATTCCGTACCCGGTCGAGCTCAAGCCCTCGGCCGACGAGATCGAGGCGCTCTGGGAGATCCCGATCTCGGCGCTCATGACGCCGACCGCGGTCGAGGAGCGCAACTTCGAGGGGCGCGAGCGGCCGGTCCTCTTCTACCACTACGGACAGAAGACCGTCTGGGGCGCGACCGCCCGGATACTTTCCGAATTGCTCGACGTGCTCGCCGGCGGGGAAAAGGAGTGACCGTGACCTTCAAGATCGACCTGCATTCGCATTCGACCGTCTCCGACGGCCTCGACACCCCGACGGCGCTCGTCGAGAAGATGAGCCGGGCGGGGATCTCGGTCCTCGCGTTGACCGACCACGACGGTCTCGACGGGCTTCCGGAGGCGCGCGAGGCCGCGGAGCGGGCGGGGATCCGCCTCATTCCCGGCGCGGAGATCTCGGCCGACGCCCCCGACGGCGACGACGTCCACATCCTCGCCCTCTTCGTGGACGAGCAGAACGCCTCTTTCCGGCGGCAGCTCGAGGTCCGGCAGGAGAACCGGCGGCGTCGTGGCGAGAAGATGGCGGC
This Thermoanaerobaculia bacterium DNA region includes the following protein-coding sequences:
- a CDS encoding CoA pyrophosphatase, whose product is MANWLADIRGKLADRTLQGVAPQAEHRRAGVLVPMFVREKELWLLFTKRSDKVLNHRGQVSFPGGTFETGDRDLRDTALRETEEELGLERKQIVLLGRLSPIVTVTSFYVEPYVAAIPYPVELKPSADEIEALWEIPISALMTPTAVEERNFEGRERPVLFYHYGQKTVWGATARILSELLDVLAGGEKE